A stretch of Henckelia pumila isolate YLH828 chromosome 4, ASM3356847v2, whole genome shotgun sequence DNA encodes these proteins:
- the LOC140861938 gene encoding uncharacterized protein, which translates to MANLQEQVNAMVEAALQRILALQQEKREGDPEKQQEKEQEKNQEEPGKEQEKTVDKVREEGKEKEKRRGGQEGIQAEQEAESHAESAHVTMVGELELLKQKILKLENTDSRESSRVKSSGCPLSPEIIKEPLPVQFKSAKIKGYDGSGDPEEHMARFKNVAMLHCYNDQIKCKVFLTTLEDSAQRWFENLKDGSIDVFKKFREIFLQHFSSSKRYRKTTLSVFEVKQVGKESLRAYIKKFNKITLEIPACAPETRITAFTQGLREGEFFRSLVKKTPRNFEDLLARAEKYINMEEAQKQKRDKDKREGNRERGNRNNSGGGRNDYLGRLMAHAPPKVTRDRGVYVCEEEVRQTSQKGAGKYCSIHEVNTHDTSECRRRAPEAKRPMSGEERRMDKRQRGPYRAPGFATHRPNEAVSEKAREVPPQRLDDRARDGPSRGVINMISGGSTDGDSNRARKSWSNREVLGLEARKVTSCPVISFGPEDLKDVITPHNDALLIQARVANYDIRRVFIDSGSSVNVIFQEAFEQMDLLGCEVNMVKTSLYGCYADIVRVDNKKAWGEQGRGDPCKKEVCTVGEVKEEHEVVQLFPEQPGKLVKIARNLEVGLMDQVKACLAKNTDVFAWSSQELTGIPSQVAEHKLNILLGARVIKQKKRHFGAEKDKVIADQVRELNEAGHIREVQFPTWLSNVVLVPKATGKWRMCIDFRNLNEACPKDCYPLPRVDQLVDSTSGFELLSFMDAYQGYHQIPLAQEDQDKVSFITSGGTFCYMVMPFGLKNAGATYQRMMDKVFQGQLGRNVEVYVDDILVKSRTGRDFIPNLEETFNTLRKYGVKLNPAKCVFGVKSGKFLGFVVTERGIEVNPKKVKILK; encoded by the exons ATGGCAAATCTGCAGGAGCAAGTGAACGCCATGGTAGAGGCAGCGTTACAAAGGATCCTAGCTCTACAACAGGAGAAGAGGGAAGGTGATCCGGAGAAACAGCAGGAGAAGGAGCAGGAGAAAAACCAGGAGGAACCAGGGAAGGAGCAGGAGAAAACAGTAGATAAGGTGCGGGAAGAAGGAAAAGAGAAGGAGAAGAGAAGAGGAGGACAAGAGGGCATACAGGCGGAACAGGAGGCAGAATCACACGCTGAGTCTGCCCATGTCACCATGGTGGGAGAATTGGAACTGCTGAAGCAGAAAATTTTAAAGTTAGAAAACACTGACTCGCGGGAATCTTCGCGAGTCAAAAGCTCCGGATGCCCTTTATCGCCGGAGATTATTAAAGAGCCCTTGCCAGTACAATTCAAATCAGCGAAGATCAAAGGATACGATGGTAGTGGTGATCCAGAAGAGCACATGGCCCGGTTCAAAAATGTAGCCATGTTACATTGTTATAATGATCAAATCAAATGTAAAGTTTTCTTAACCACATTAGAAGATTCTGCCCAAAGGTGGTTTGAAAACTTGAAGGACGGAAGCATTGATGTCTTTAAGAAGTTTCGGGAAATCTTTCTGCAGCATTTCAGCAGCAGTAAACGATACCGAAAGACTACCCTCAGTGTTTTTGAGGTGAAGCAGGTCGGAAAGGAATCTCTAAGGGCATATATCAAGAAGTTCAACAAAATAACTTTAGAGATTCCAGCGTGCGCACCTGAAACCCGGATCACAGCCTTTACTCAAGGTCTCAGGGAGGGAGAATTCTTTCGGTCGCTGGTAAAGAAAACTCCTCGAAACTTTGAGGACCTTTTAGCCCGGGCTGAAAAGTACATTAACATGGAAGAAGCCCAGAAGCAAAAGAGGGATAAAGATAAGCGAGAGGGAAACAGAGAAAGAGGAAATAGGAATAACTCGGGAGGAGGGAGAAATGATTATCTGGGGAGGTTGATGGCTCATGCCCCGCCGAAAGTAACTAGAGATCGAGGGGTCTATGTGTGCGAGGAGGAAGTTCGGCAGACCTCTCAGAAAGGAGCGGGAAAATATTGCTCCATCCACGAGGTCAATACTCATGATACCAGCGAGTGCAGAAGACGCGCCCCGGAGGCAAAAAGGCCGATGTCAGGAGAGGAAAGGCGGATGGATAAAAGACAACGAGGACCTTATCGGGCACCAGGATTTGCGACACACAGGCCTAATGAGGCTGTCTCAGAAAAAGCCCGGGAAGTTCCACCTCAGCGACTGGATGATAGGGCACGAGACGGACCCTCCCGAGGAGTCATCAACATGATATCGGGGGGATCCACTGATGGGGATTCGAATAGGGCCCGGAAATCTTGGAGTAATAGAGAAGTATTGGGGTTGGAGGCCCGGAAAGTAACCTCTTGCCCGGTCATTTCCTTCGGGCCAGAGGATTTAAAGGACGTGATCACCCCTCATAATGATGCTTTGCTCATCCAAGCCAGGGTGGCCAACTATGACATAAGGCGGGTTTTTATTGATTCCGGAAGCTCGGTAAATGTCATTTTCCAAGAAGCTTTTGAACAAATGGACCTCCTGGGATGTGAGGTCAATATGGTGAAAACCTCTCTCTACGG GTGTTATGCTGATATTGTACGAGTGGACAACAAGAAAGCCTGGGGTGAGCAAGGAAGAGGTGATCCTTGCAAAAAGGAAGTGTGCACAGTAGGAGAAGTTAAGGAGGAACATGAGGTAGTGCAGTTATTCCCAGAACAACCGGGAAAACTTGTCAAGATAGCTAGGAATTTGGAGGTTGGCCTTATGGATCAGGTGAAAGCGTGCCTGGCCAAGAATACAGATGTATTCGCCTGGTCTTCACAGGAGCTAACTGGAATCCCATCTCAAGTGGCCGAACACAAACTAAATATCCTCCTGGGAGCTCGGGTTATCAAACAAAAGAAGCGGCATTTTGGGGCGGAGAAGGACAAAGTCATCGCTGACCAGGTTCGGGAGTTAAATGAGGCAGGACATATCCGGGAGGTACAGTTTCCTACTTGGCTGTCTAATGTGGTACTGGTACCCAAAGCCACCGGGAAGTGGAGGATGTGCATTGATTTCCGGAACCTGAATGAAGCTTGCCCTAAAGATTGTTACCCCCTCCCTCGGGTTGATCAGCTGGTGGACTCCACATCAGGCTTTGAGTTGCTCAGCTTTATGGACGCATATCAGGGATACCACCAAATCCCCCTGGCACAGGAGGATCAAGACAAGGTTAGTTTTATCACTTCCGGAGGGACTTTTTGTTATATGGTTATGCCGTTCGGGTTAAAAAATGCAGGGGCTACTTATCAAAGGATGATGGACAAGGTCTTTCAGGGCCAGCTCGGCCGGAATGTGGAGGTATATGTAGATGACATCCTGGTAAAGTCCCGAACTGGGCGGGATTTCATTCCCAACTTAGAAGAAACCTTCAACACTCTTCGGAAGTACGGGGTAAAGCTTAACCCAGCCAAGTGTGTTTTCGGAGTCAAGAGTGGGAAGTTTTTGGGTTTTGTGGTAACGGAAAGAGGGATAGAGGTAAATCCCAAAAAGgtgaaaatattgaaataa
- the LOC140861939 gene encoding LOW QUALITY PROTEIN: rop guanine nucleotide exchange factor 1-like (The sequence of the model RefSeq protein was modified relative to this genomic sequence to represent the inferred CDS: inserted 2 bases in 1 codon; deleted 2 bases in 1 codon) → MVKQLTSKPRIDMMKERFAKLLFGEDMSGGGKGVCTALAISNSITNLSATVFGEFWRLEPLAPQKRAMWRREMECLLSVIDLIVELLPSMQQFPGGGTYEVMETRPRSDLHMNLPALKKLDAMLISVLDGFRDTEFGYVDRGIVVDDYDKFSTGGVEWEAAPSVRQEEKWWLPCPKVPGKGLSEASRKSLQXSTNQLLKAGMAINSNVLAEMEIPAAYVATLPKVILQLFAYLGRFICSMR, encoded by the exons ATCGATATGATGAAAGAGAGGTTTGCTAAGCTGCTCTTTGGGGAAGACATGTCTGGAGGGGGTAAAGGAGTTTGCACTGCGTTAGCCATCTCAAATTCCATTACCAATCTTTCTG CAACTGTGTTTGGAGAGTTCTGGAGGTTGGAGCCGTTGGCTCCACAGAAGAGGGCTATGTGGCGCAGAGAAATGGAATGCCTCTTATCTgtgattgatttgattgtggaaCTCT TGCCGTCAATGCAGCAATTTCCTGGTGGGGGGACTTATGAGGTTATGGAGACACGACCACGTTCTGATTTGCATATGAATTTACCAGCGCTCAAGAAGCTTGATGCAATGTTAATAAGCGTTCTTGATGGATTTCGGGACACAGAGTTTGGGTATGTTGACCGTGGGATAGTTGTGGATGATTATGACAAGTTCTCCACGGGAGGTGTT GAGTGGGAGGCGGCGCCATCAGTAAGGCAGGAAGAGAAGTGGTGGCTTCCATGCCCTAAAGTTCCTGGAAAGGGATTGTCAGAGGCCTCCAGAAAGAGCTTGCA CAGCACAAACCAGTTACTAAAGGCAGGCATGGCCATTAATAGCAATGTACTTGCTGAGATGGAAATACCAGCTGCCTATGTGGCAACCTTACCCAAGGTGATTCTTCAATTGTTTGCTTATCTTGGTAGATTTATATGTAGCATGCGCTAA
- the LOC140865005 gene encoding uncharacterized protein codes for MHAKTDSEVTSSAPSSPDHHRRPVYYVQSPSRDSHDGEKTMTSFHSTPVMGSPAGSPPHSHSSVGRHSRESSTSRFSGSLKPGSRKISPNDVGSGGRGQRKGQKNWKEFDMIEEEGLLEDEERRKGIPRRCYVLAFVVGFFLLFSFFALILLAASKPQKPEITVKSITFERFVVQAGSDDSGVATDMISLNSTVAFTFRNKATFFGVHVTSTPLALSYSQLTIGSADMKQFYQRRKTQRNVVVSVIGDKIPLYGNGASLSTPTGTTTLPVSLKLDFTVQSRAYILGKLVKPKFYKTIECSIVLDPKKLNALISLKNSCTYD; via the exons ATGCACGCAAAGACAGATTCCGAGGTCACCAGCTCCGCCCCATCCTCGCCGGACCACCACCGGCGTCCAGTATACTACGTGCAGAGCCCGTCGCGTGACTCTCACGATGGGGAGAAGACGATGACATCGTTCCACTCCACTCCGGTAATGGGAAGTCCGGCGGGATCGCCGCCGCACTCCCACTCTTCGGTGGGACGCCACTCGCGGGAGTCCTCAACTAGCCGATTCTCGGGCTCGCTTAAGCCCGGATCCAGGAAGATTTCGCCCAATGACGTGGGATCTGGTGGTAGGGGTCAGAGGAAGGGGCAGAAGAACTGGAAGGAGTTTGATATGATTGAAGAGGAGGGTCTTCTTGAAGATGAGGAGAGACGAAAAGGGATTCCTCGTAGATGCTATGTTCTGGCGTTCGTTGTGGGTTTTTTTTTGCTATTTTCATTCTTTGCTCTGATTTTGTTGGCTGCGAGTAAGCCTCAGAAGCCCGAGATCACTGTGAAG AGCATTACATTTGAGAGATTTGTGGTTCAAGCTGGTTCAGATGATAGTGGTGTAGCCACTGATATGATATCCTTGAACTCCACCGTTGCTTTCACTTTCCGTAACAAGGCAACCTTTTTCGGGGTTCATGTTACTTCTACACCTCTTGCTCTCTCCTACTCACAGCTCACCATCGGTTCTGCAGAT ATGAAGCAGTTTTACCAAAGAAGAAAAACTCAAAGAAACGTTGTGGTATCAGTGATAGGCGACAAGATTCCTTTGTATGGAAACGGCGCAAGTCTGAGTACTCCAACTGGTACAACAACCCTACCAGTGTCACTCAAGTTGGATTTCACGGTTCAATCGCGAGCATATATATTGGGTAAACTTGTGAAGCCAAAATTCTACAAGACGATCGAGTGCTCAATCGTCTTAGATCCCAAGAAACTCAATGCTCTCATCTCCCTAAAGAACTCGTGCACGTACGACTAA
- the LOC140865065 gene encoding subtilisin-like protease SBT3, with translation MEFHLSILYLFLSCTLCFTSLPFMSVSAESDTYIIHMDLSAMPKAFSTHKNWYLATLASVSNSLETTTNLVPSYKLVYSYTNSINGFSAVLSSSELEAIKNSKGFISCTKDSTVKVDTTHTYQFLGLDSDHGAWQVSNYGEDVIIGLVDTGVWPESKSFDDYGMSDVPSRWRGECESGEQFSSSLCNKKLIGARYFNKGLLAHYPDLTLSMNSTRDTDGHGTHTSSTAAGSPVQGASFFGYAPGTATGVAPKSRVAMYKALWDEGSYISDILAAIDQAIADGVDVLSLSFGFDGEALFEDPVAIATFGAMEKGIFVSASSGNAGPSEGTLHNGIPWVLTVAAGTIDRELGGTLTLGNGVSATGSSLYPGKYPTKFIPIVLVGSCGDEKGLKNFRHEIVICVDSGDLSEQVYNVHEAKLTGGIFISNSTDIVFVIQTSYPALFVSLEEGQKILDYVNNDSNPKSRFAFRETRFGIKPAPKVASYSSRGPSQSCPFVLKPDIMAPGDLILASWPPNSEVADDVDAHHHLFNDFNIISGTSMACPHAAGVAALLKGAHPGWSPAAIRSAMMTSAYNFDNTENPIKDMGFKNQPATPLAMGAGHVDPNRALDPGLIYDANAQDYINLICALKFNSSQIKAITRSDSSYNCSFQSLDLNYPSFIAYFNGNNTKSNVKEVQVFHRTVTNVGEKNSVYVANLTAINGFKVSVSPDMLEFTKKYEKKSYKLSLEGPKLTNDSLVHGFLTWVQAGGKRKVRSPIVATGLTY, from the coding sequence ATGGAATTTCACCTCTCTATTTTGTACTTGTTCTTATCATGTACTCTATGTTTCACTAGCTTGCCATTCATGTCCGTTTCTGCAGAATCTGACACTTATATTATCCATATGGACTTATCCGCCATGCCTAAAGCTTTCTCCACCCACAAAAACTGGTACTTAGCAACCCTTGCCTCTGTATCCAATTCGTTGGAAACAACCACAAACCTTGTTCCCTCCTATAAACTGGTGTATTCTTACACAAATTCCATCAATGGATTCAGCGCGGTTCTCTCGTCTTCTGAATTGGAGGCCATTAAGAACTCGAAAGGGTTCATTTCTTGTACAAAAGACTCAACTGTCAAAGTTGACACTACTCATACGTACCAGTTTCTTGGCCTTGATTCGGATCACGGCGCTTGGCAGGTTTCCAACTATGGTGAAGATGTTATAATTGGTTTGGTTGATACTGGGGTGTGGCCAGAGAGTAAAAGCTTCGATGACTACGGAATGAGTGATGTTCCATCGAGATGGAGAGGCGAATGTGAGAGTGGCGAGCAGTTTAGTTCCTCTCTGTGCAACAAGAAACTTATAGGAGCTCGTTATTTTAACAAAGGTTTACTTGCTCATTATCCAGACTTGACTTTATCGATGAATTCTACTCGTGACACGGATGGGCATGGGACTCATACTTCATCGACGGCAGCTGGCAGCCCTGTCCAAGGCGCATCATTCTTTGGATATGCTCCAGGGACTGCAACCGGAGTTGCCCCAAAATCTCGGGTTGCAATGTACAAGGCCCTTTGGGATGAAGGGTCTTATATTTCTGATATTCTTGCTGCTATCGATCAGGCGATTGCGGATGGTGTTGACGTGCTATCTTTATCATTTGGATTCGACGGGGAAGCCTTGTTCGAGGATCCCGTTGCTATAGCCACATTTGGGGCAATGGAAAAGGGCATTTTTGTTTCAGCTTCATCAGGGAATGCTGGACCGAGTGAAGGGACTCTGCATAATGGGATCCCCTGGGTTCTCACGGTTGCTGCCGGTACGATCGATAGAGAGTTAGGGGGAACTTTAACTCTAGGAAATGGAGTTTCAGCCACGGGTTCGTCTCTCTACCCTGGAAAATATCCCACGAAATTCATCCCAATCGTTCTTGTAGGTTCTTGCGGTGATGAAAAAGGGCTCAAGAATTTCAGGCACGAGATTGTTATCTGTGTCGACAGCGGTGATCTCAGCGAACAGGTATACAATGTCCATGAAGCCAAACTAACCGGTGGaatattcatatcaaattcCACAGATATAGTGTTCGTCATCCAAACTTCATATCCAGCATTGTTCGTAAGCCTTGAAGAAGGCCAAAAGATCCTAGACTACGTCAACAATGACTCAAATCCAAAATCAAGATTTGCCTTCCGAGAAACACGCTTTGGGATCAAACCAGCTCCAAAAGTGGCCAGTTACAGTTCAAGAGGGCCATCACAGAGCTGCCCATTCGTACTAAAGCCGGACATCATGGCTCCAGGTGATCTAATCTTGGCTTCATGGCCCCCAAATTCTGAGGTAGCAGACGACGTAGATGCACACCACCACCTCTTCAATGATTTCAACATCATCTCCGGGACATCAATGGCATGCCCACATGCTGCTGGAGTGGCAGCCCTTCTAAAAGGGGCACACCCCGGGTGGAGCCCGGCAGCCATACGATCTGCCATGATGACCAGCGCTTATAATTTTGACAACACTGAAAATCCCATCAAGGATATGGGATTCAAGAACCAACCCGCCACTCCCTTAGCCATGGGAGCTGGACATGTCGATCCAAACAGGGCATTAGACCCCGGATTGATATACGATGCAAATGCACAAGATTACATTAATCTTATCTGTGCATTGAAATTCAACTCTAGCCAGATTAAAGCAATCACAAGGTCCGACAGTTCTTATAACTGCTCGTTTCAGTCACTCGACTTGAACTACCCTTCTTTCATTGCCTACTTTAATGGAAACAACACTAAATCAAATGTCAAAGAAGTGCAAGTATTTCACAGAACCGTGACAAACGTTGGAGAAAAAAACTCAGTTTATGTAGCGAATTTAACAGCAATAAATGGATTCAAAGTTAGCGTTTCACCTGACATGCTGGAGTTCACCAAGAAATATGAGAAGAAAAGCTACAAGCTGAGCCTGGAAGGTCCCAAACTGACGAATGATTCTCTGGTTCACGGTTTCCTGACATGGGTTCAGGCCGGTGGCAAACGTAAAGTTAGGAGTCCCATTGTTGCCACTGGCTTAACGTACTGA